A window of Pedobacter lusitanus contains these coding sequences:
- a CDS encoding SRPBCC family protein, producing the protein MKNFDWTGFKKKIAVKAPPATIYAAWTKAEELEKWFLAEVKFLDQNNNLISKQAPAATGYSYEWKWYIYEDIMPGKITDANGKDFFQFTFEGECVVDVKLTMKGDYTVVELTQQNIPTDDNSKQFIRLGCASGWSFYLVNLKSVYEGGLDLRNKDEQLQLMINN; encoded by the coding sequence ATGAAAAATTTTGACTGGACCGGTTTTAAAAAAAAGATAGCTGTTAAAGCGCCACCAGCTACAATTTATGCTGCATGGACTAAAGCTGAGGAGCTGGAAAAATGGTTCCTGGCCGAGGTGAAGTTTCTTGATCAGAATAACAATTTGATCAGTAAACAGGCACCAGCAGCAACAGGATATAGCTACGAATGGAAATGGTATATCTATGAAGATATAATGCCTGGCAAGATCACCGATGCGAATGGAAAGGACTTTTTTCAGTTCACGTTTGAAGGTGAATGTGTAGTAGATGTAAAGCTCACTATGAAGGGAGATTATACTGTAGTTGAACTGACTCAGCAAAATATTCCGACAGATGATAATTCTAAACAGTTCATCCGGTTAGGCTGCGCTTCAGGGTGGTCTTTTTATCTGGTTAATTTAAAATCTGTTTATGAAGGAGGTCTGGATTTAAGAAATAAGGACGAACAGTTACAGTTAATGATCAATAATTAA
- a CDS encoding helix-turn-helix domain-containing protein, whose translation MEMSKYSKPRKIILLTGIVICLLSVFIIFPVEYSKSYFIEDYILTYTGLTMATLSILYGLTGRSFIKYLLFDFSEPYKVDLEEFMNQNYMFNVSVETFGRLTGRSLSGFKRDFAKTFGTTPKQWLREKRLDEAYYMIKHKKQKPADFYLDLGFENLSHFYFAFKQRFGMTTSEV comes from the coding sequence ATGGAAATGAGTAAGTACAGTAAACCCAGAAAAATTATTCTCCTGACAGGGATTGTAATTTGTTTGCTCAGCGTGTTTATTATTTTTCCGGTAGAATACTCGAAATCTTATTTTATAGAAGACTATATTTTAACCTATACAGGTCTAACAATGGCTACCCTGTCAATCTTGTATGGATTAACGGGGCGCAGTTTTATCAAATACCTGTTATTTGATTTTTCTGAACCTTATAAAGTAGATCTGGAAGAATTTATGAATCAAAACTATATGTTCAATGTTTCGGTAGAGACTTTTGGCAGACTCACAGGACGTAGCCTTTCGGGGTTTAAACGGGATTTTGCCAAAACATTTGGTACTACCCCAAAACAGTGGTTACGTGAAAAGCGTCTTGATGAAGCCTATTATATGATCAAACACAAGAAACAAAAACCTGCAGATTTTTATCTGGATCTGGGCTTTGAAAATCTGTCACATTTCTATTTTGCTTTTAAACAGAGATTTGGGATGACCACTTCAGAGGTATAA
- a CDS encoding HYC_CC_PP family protein, whose product MKRILSILLLMIYTTASFGFSVKQFYCCGQLKSVSLTLKQAVNEQCSKGNEKDGCCKNQFHNLKVKDSHTVSDEVSSPAKYFTDLHLITFNTFYQGPVLTDVQRIVINNPTNAPPLNHGVPIYIFNCIYRI is encoded by the coding sequence ATGAAAAGAATACTGTCCATATTGCTGTTAATGATATATACTACTGCCAGTTTTGGTTTTAGTGTAAAACAGTTTTATTGCTGCGGACAGTTGAAATCTGTTTCACTTACTCTTAAACAAGCTGTAAATGAGCAATGCAGCAAAGGCAATGAAAAGGATGGATGTTGTAAAAATCAATTCCATAATTTAAAGGTAAAGGATAGTCATACTGTATCCGATGAGGTTAGTAGTCCGGCAAAGTATTTTACCGATCTCCACTTAATAACCTTTAATACTTTCTATCAGGGCCCGGTCCTTACGGATGTCCAGCGTATTGTGATAAACAATCCGACTAATGCTCCGCCATTAAATCATGGCGTTCCTATTTATATCTTTAACTGCATCTATAGAATCTGA
- a CDS encoding heavy metal-binding domain-containing protein encodes MKKAMSIVFALVLSGFTAFSVSGQTKPGSDTTKMKKMKMPVQYTCTMHPEVISNKPGKCPKCGMTLVKKTKAKSKPAMGKMKM; translated from the coding sequence ATGAAAAAAGCAATGTCAATTGTCTTTGCATTAGTCCTGTCGGGATTTACTGCATTCTCAGTATCTGGTCAGACAAAACCAGGTTCTGATACCACTAAGATGAAAAAAATGAAGATGCCTGTTCAATACACCTGTACAATGCATCCCGAAGTAATCAGTAACAAGCCAGGCAAATGTCCAAAATGTGGTATGACACTGGTGAAAAAAACGAAAGCTAAAAGCAAACCTGCAATGGGAAAAATGAAGATGTAA
- a CDS encoding efflux RND transporter permease subunit has translation MINKLISLSLKNRYIVLIAALILFAWGSYAVRENPIDAIPDLSENQVIVFTEWEGRSPQIMEDQVTYSLVSNLQGIPKVKAIRATSMFGMSFIYIVFDEKADIYWARSRVMERLNYAQRLLPEGITPTLGPDGTGVGHILWYTLDAKGIDLGEQRALQDWYVKLGLQTVPGVSEVASFGGFEKQYQINIDPHKLNYYNIPLSQVLKAVKSNNNDVGGRKFEMNGTGYIVRGLGYIKSLQDVENISIGTINTVSVRIKDVATVQMGGDLRLGIFDQNGEDEAVGGIVVMRYGENADKVINAVKDKMTDIQKGLPSGVKFKIAYDRSELIESAIGSVKHTLIEEMITVSTIVILFLFSWRSALSIIIQIPITIAASFILLNAFGISSNIMSLTGVALAIGVIVDNGIVMVENSHRNLAIAQEKEKS, from the coding sequence ATGATTAATAAATTAATTTCCCTGTCTCTAAAGAACAGGTATATCGTATTGATTGCAGCACTTATCCTCTTTGCCTGGGGCAGCTATGCCGTAAGGGAAAATCCTATTGATGCTATTCCTGATCTTTCTGAAAATCAGGTTATTGTTTTTACGGAATGGGAGGGGAGAAGTCCACAGATCATGGAAGATCAGGTCACTTATTCATTGGTCAGTAATTTACAGGGAATTCCTAAAGTAAAAGCCATAAGAGCGACTTCTATGTTTGGTATGAGTTTCATTTACATCGTTTTTGATGAAAAAGCAGATATATACTGGGCAAGAAGCCGTGTCATGGAACGACTGAATTATGCACAACGGTTACTGCCAGAAGGTATCACACCAACACTTGGTCCGGACGGAACAGGTGTCGGTCATATCCTGTGGTACACGCTGGATGCTAAGGGAATTGATCTGGGTGAGCAGCGTGCGCTGCAGGACTGGTATGTAAAACTTGGTTTGCAGACAGTTCCCGGTGTAAGTGAGGTCGCTTCATTTGGCGGTTTTGAAAAACAGTATCAGATCAATATTGATCCCCATAAACTTAACTATTATAATATTCCATTAAGTCAGGTGCTTAAAGCCGTTAAAAGTAACAATAATGATGTGGGTGGCCGTAAGTTTGAAATGAACGGAACGGGATATATCGTTCGCGGCCTGGGATATATCAAAAGTCTTCAGGATGTGGAAAATATTTCTATTGGTACAATAAACACTGTATCAGTCAGAATTAAGGATGTCGCTACAGTACAAATGGGAGGAGATCTGCGTCTGGGTATTTTTGATCAGAATGGTGAAGATGAAGCTGTAGGCGGAATAGTGGTGATGCGCTATGGTGAAAATGCAGATAAGGTAATTAATGCCGTAAAGGATAAAATGACCGACATTCAAAAAGGGCTTCCTTCAGGAGTGAAATTCAAAATTGCTTATGATCGCAGCGAACTGATCGAAAGTGCAATTGGCTCCGTTAAACATACACTGATTGAGGAAATGATCACTGTATCCACCATTGTAATCCTGTTTTTATTTAGCTGGAGAAGTGCACTCAGTATCATTATTCAGATTCCAATTACCATCGCTGCGAGCTTTATTCTGCTTAATGCTTTTGGGATATCATCCAATATTATGTCTTTAACAGGAGTTGCTCTTGCCATAGGGGTTATTGTCGATAATGGGATTGTAATGGTCGAAAATTCACATCGCAATCTGGCAATTGCACAAGAAAAAGAAAAATCATGA
- a CDS encoding efflux RND transporter permease subunit, whose product MTTIERIKIIEASCKQVGRGVFFSTLIIVASFLPVFLLEGQEGKLFGPLAWTKSFILAIDAILAVTLAPVLISFFLKGKLRTDDHNPLNRFMERIYRPILNWCIHWRKTTIGINLLALIISVPLLLSLGSEFMPPLDEGTILFMPVTLPDVSNAQAKQLLQVQDRIIKSVPEVKNVLGKAGRANTATDNSPISMVETIILLKPKNEWRKGIKKEDIINELNAKLQIPGVVNGWTQPIINRINMLSTGIRTDVGLKVYGQNLDTIYALSSRMKQALQGINGVKDLYVDPITGGKYLDIQVNKDATGRYGLSIDDVNQVVESALGGMNITPTIEGRRRFSVNLRLAQDYRNNLDQIKRTLVQTPANGPIPLSSVADIKISDGPAMIQSENALLRGTVLFNVRERDLGSTVKEAQDKLNGMINTLPKGYFIEWSGQYENLIRAERTLKLILPIVLLIIFGCLYFAFHSVREAFFSLISIPFALIGGAYMVYFFGVHLSVAVAVGFVALFGIAVETGIVMVIYLNDAMAQLVELKGNSNETITREDLRIYVMNGAIKRLRPKLMTVSVALFGLVPVLWSTGTGSDVMQPIVLPMIGGVLTSSTHILLVTPLIFLMVKEYELKKYGKLEVLDVKE is encoded by the coding sequence ATGACTACCATAGAGAGAATTAAAATTATAGAAGCCTCCTGTAAGCAGGTAGGCAGAGGCGTGTTTTTTTCTACGCTCATCATTGTGGCCTCTTTCCTGCCAGTATTTTTACTGGAAGGGCAGGAAGGTAAGTTATTTGGTCCGCTAGCCTGGACAAAATCATTCATACTGGCAATAGATGCCATTCTTGCTGTTACTCTGGCTCCGGTGCTGATTTCCTTTTTTTTAAAGGGGAAACTAAGAACGGATGATCATAATCCGCTGAACCGCTTTATGGAGCGTATTTACAGACCAATCTTGAACTGGTGTATTCATTGGCGTAAAACGACTATAGGGATTAACCTTCTGGCTTTAATTATCAGTGTTCCTCTGTTATTAAGCCTGGGCAGCGAGTTTATGCCTCCACTGGATGAAGGAACAATCCTTTTTATGCCAGTTACTTTACCTGATGTTTCCAATGCACAAGCCAAGCAGCTTCTGCAGGTGCAGGACAGAATCATTAAAAGTGTTCCTGAAGTGAAAAATGTATTGGGTAAAGCTGGCAGAGCAAATACAGCAACAGATAATTCGCCGATTTCCATGGTTGAAACAATTATCTTATTGAAACCTAAAAATGAGTGGCGTAAAGGAATTAAAAAAGAAGACATTATTAATGAACTGAATGCCAAGCTTCAGATACCAGGAGTGGTAAATGGCTGGACACAACCCATTATCAACAGGATCAATATGTTATCTACCGGGATCAGAACCGATGTCGGTTTAAAAGTTTACGGGCAAAACCTGGATACGATCTATGCTTTATCCAGCAGGATGAAACAGGCACTGCAGGGGATCAATGGAGTGAAAGATCTTTATGTTGATCCAATTACCGGCGGTAAATATCTGGATATACAGGTGAATAAAGATGCAACTGGCCGTTACGGACTAAGTATAGACGATGTGAATCAGGTGGTGGAAAGTGCCCTGGGAGGAATGAACATTACGCCTACAATTGAAGGTAGAAGAAGGTTTAGCGTTAACCTTCGTTTAGCCCAGGATTATCGCAATAATCTGGATCAGATTAAGCGGACATTAGTACAGACACCTGCTAACGGACCAATTCCATTGTCCTCTGTTGCTGATATAAAAATTAGTGATGGTCCGGCAATGATCCAGTCTGAAAATGCACTTTTAAGAGGAACAGTACTTTTTAATGTTCGTGAGCGTGATTTAGGTAGCACTGTTAAAGAAGCACAAGACAAGCTTAACGGTATGATTAATACCCTGCCTAAAGGTTATTTTATAGAATGGAGCGGACAATATGAAAATCTGATTCGTGCAGAGCGCACATTGAAGCTTATTCTGCCAATTGTGTTGCTGATTATCTTTGGCTGTCTGTATTTTGCTTTTCATTCTGTCAGGGAGGCTTTTTTTAGTCTGATCTCTATCCCTTTCGCCTTAATAGGCGGGGCATATATGGTTTATTTCTTTGGTGTACATCTTTCAGTGGCTGTAGCAGTAGGTTTTGTGGCTTTATTTGGAATTGCAGTAGAAACAGGAATCGTCATGGTCATTTATCTGAATGATGCAATGGCACAACTGGTAGAATTAAAAGGTAACTCCAATGAAACTATAACCAGAGAAGACCTGCGCATTTATGTCATGAATGGTGCGATTAAAAGGCTGAGACCAAAACTAATGACAGTGAGTGTGGCTTTGTTTGGCCTGGTTCCGGTCCTTTGGTCAACCGGTACCGGCAGTGATGTGATGCAACCGATTGTGCTGCCCATGATTGGTGGTGTATTAACTTCTTCCACTCATATTTTACTGGTTACTCCACTGATCTTTCTGATGGTAAAAGAGTATGAGTTAAAAAAATACGGCAAACTGGAAGTGCTGGACGTAAAAGAATAA
- a CDS encoding TolC family protein: MKTINQIICIVLVWMAGTVTSRAQVAILSLDSILTKLEMNPGLLAYDAKISAQNAYATGAKSLPAPQISAGQFQTPYQLKPNTGSFMISAEQMFTNPGKLRAKQNYMNGLSKVTAEDKNYQKNQLVAQAKGYYYKMGIIAQKQDLLESTRGLLQYMLKSANIRLTYGKEKLNNIYKAQAELYELDNSQEQYNNDLRQQRILLNILMNRDKQVDFKVDTAFMVKDYETSVTDNSELSMRRSDIKGIDQNISLQALNAKMEYSKRKPDFGLQVGQMFSYGGMSNQYILMGSVTIPVFSWSSKEYKANLKGIGFDVERLKQQRSELINQAEGNLAGLRAAIKSKKALLKNYNRNIIPALQNNYKTSLLAYEQNTGEMQVVLDGLKALQMARIEALDRLGELLQLQVDYERENEKY, translated from the coding sequence ATGAAAACAATCAATCAAATTATCTGCATCGTACTTGTCTGGATGGCAGGAACAGTCACTTCCAGAGCACAGGTAGCAATTTTATCTTTGGATAGTATCCTGACAAAACTGGAGATGAATCCTGGCTTGTTAGCTTATGATGCAAAAATTAGCGCTCAAAATGCTTATGCGACAGGAGCTAAAAGCTTACCTGCTCCTCAGATTAGTGCCGGTCAGTTTCAGACCCCATATCAGCTGAAACCAAATACAGGTTCCTTTATGATCAGCGCAGAACAGATGTTTACCAATCCTGGTAAGCTTAGGGCTAAGCAGAACTATATGAATGGGCTGTCTAAGGTGACGGCCGAGGATAAGAACTATCAGAAGAATCAGTTAGTAGCCCAGGCCAAAGGATATTATTACAAAATGGGTATTATAGCGCAAAAACAAGACTTGCTGGAAAGTACCAGAGGCTTACTGCAGTATATGCTCAAAAGTGCTAATATCCGGCTAACCTATGGAAAAGAAAAGTTAAATAATATTTATAAGGCCCAGGCAGAATTATATGAGCTGGATAATAGCCAGGAACAATATAATAATGATTTAAGACAACAGCGTATCCTGCTGAACATTCTGATGAACAGAGATAAACAGGTTGATTTCAAAGTGGATACTGCCTTTATGGTAAAGGATTATGAGACATCGGTTACGGATAACTCTGAACTGTCTATGAGGAGGAGTGATATTAAAGGAATAGATCAAAATATCAGCTTACAGGCCCTGAATGCAAAAATGGAGTACAGTAAGCGTAAACCAGATTTTGGCCTGCAGGTTGGACAAATGTTTAGTTACGGAGGGATGTCTAATCAGTATATTTTAATGGGCTCTGTTACTATACCTGTTTTCTCCTGGTCTTCTAAAGAGTATAAGGCCAATTTGAAAGGGATTGGTTTTGATGTAGAGCGTTTAAAACAGCAAAGATCAGAGCTCATCAATCAGGCCGAGGGAAACCTGGCGGGACTAAGGGCTGCGATAAAAAGTAAAAAAGCCCTGCTGAAGAATTATAACCGCAATATTATTCCTGCTTTACAGAACAATTATAAAACATCGCTGCTCGCTTACGAACAGAATACAGGTGAGATGCAGGTAGTGCTGGATGGATTGAAAGCCTTACAAATGGCAAGAATAGAGGCTTTAGACCGTTTGGGTGAACTTTTACAATTACAAGTAGATTATGAAAGAGAAAATGAAAAATATTAG
- a CDS encoding HlyD family efflux transporter periplasmic adaptor subunit, producing the protein MKEKMKNISLMIVIASSLLILLSGGCTQPKKTAISRAVKNEVKYTCPMHPQIMEDHPGACPICGMTLVKKSGEASERAGISLNTVLEPVSSSVITSVRVIRPEQKLSPVQIEGEGYLDFDSRTFNNIAARFSGRIERLYIKYVFQEIHKGERIFDIYSPEMLTAQQDLLYVVKNSSGDTGLINAAKQKLLLLGMTSSQINQVLKSGKTFYSLPVYSPYDGHVHDMPHSQLAGTTNSKPESGIVNNSPLNVREGMYVAKGQNMFNVVNPHHLWAIIKIDPSSVTQLKLNQKVKITMPDLPDKKISGKVNFIEPVLQGGDKRTSIRVYIDNMQHDLKVNSIVHAVIETGTTNGIWLPASAVLDLGQHKIVWVKRGNSYRVQQVSAGIQTGGQVNITKGISTTDTLAADAHYLLDSEGFIKIENHEKYN; encoded by the coding sequence ATGAAAGAGAAAATGAAAAATATTAGTCTGATGATAGTCATAGCATCCTCTTTACTGATCCTGTTATCAGGAGGTTGCACTCAGCCCAAAAAGACAGCCATATCCCGCGCAGTGAAGAACGAAGTAAAATATACCTGCCCTATGCATCCGCAGATTATGGAAGATCACCCGGGAGCATGTCCGATATGCGGAATGACATTGGTTAAAAAATCAGGAGAAGCCAGTGAACGGGCAGGTATTAGCTTGAATACAGTATTGGAGCCAGTCAGTTCGTCGGTCATCACTTCTGTCAGGGTGATCAGACCTGAACAAAAGCTTAGTCCTGTTCAGATTGAAGGAGAGGGATATCTTGATTTTGACAGCCGTACATTCAATAACATTGCAGCCAGATTTTCTGGCAGAATTGAGCGATTATACATTAAGTATGTTTTTCAGGAAATACATAAAGGAGAGCGGATTTTTGATATTTATAGCCCTGAAATGTTAACTGCGCAACAGGATCTTCTGTATGTGGTTAAAAATTCTTCAGGTGACACGGGGTTGATCAATGCTGCAAAACAGAAGCTATTACTGCTGGGAATGACCAGTTCTCAAATCAATCAGGTGCTTAAATCAGGAAAGACATTTTATAGCTTACCAGTGTATAGTCCATATGATGGCCATGTACATGATATGCCTCACAGTCAACTTGCAGGTACGACCAATTCAAAACCGGAATCCGGCATTGTAAACAATTCGCCATTAAATGTTCGGGAAGGAATGTATGTAGCAAAGGGGCAGAATATGTTTAATGTGGTAAACCCGCATCATTTGTGGGCTATAATTAAAATTGATCCTTCTTCGGTTACTCAATTAAAGCTAAATCAAAAAGTTAAAATTACCATGCCGGATTTACCGGACAAAAAAATAAGCGGGAAGGTGAATTTCATTGAACCTGTACTGCAAGGTGGTGATAAACGGACGAGTATCAGGGTTTATATAGATAATATGCAACATGACCTTAAAGTAAACAGCATCGTTCATGCGGTAATAGAAACCGGAACGACAAATGGAATATGGTTACCGGCATCTGCAGTACTGGACCTTGGTCAGCATAAAATAGTATGGGTGAAAAGAGGGAACAGTTACAGAGTTCAACAGGTATCTGCTGGAATACAAACCGGGGGGCAGGTGAATATCACTAAAGGCATCTCAACGACTGATACCTTAGCTGCAGATGCTCATTATTTATTGGATAGTGAAGGTTTTATTAAAATTGAAAATCATGAAAAATATAATTAA
- a CDS encoding efflux RND transporter periplasmic adaptor subunit, translating into MKNIINGLFYRKVSGVFLLVLLLSVTLFIACRQKIEPVGKSENKTYYTCSMHPQIHEDHPGNCPICHMTLIKVETTGKDTDMEASKIKLTASQLQLAGIRTDTIREENIGNEKTLTGTVTTNENNAEQLSARNAGRIDQLFVRTIGEKISIGQPVYRIYSEDLLEAEREFLLARQQQKMLNNPDIDYKKLIGAAENKLLLWGMSSSQIKNLALSGKVSASVIIRSKVSGTVSDIAVHEGDYVTEGMPVIKTQNLNNLWIEAQLYAGEVAKYHLNDQVSVSLPDLGSQRITGQIEFMNPELSGESKVALIRVSISNEQGLIRPGMLAYISVATELKHSLAVQTSAILTDGKGSRVWVKNADNSFSPRMVMLGTGNQSYSSVLSGLNAGDIVVTNGAYLLNSEAIFKNGSANMDMGNMKM; encoded by the coding sequence ATGAAAAATATAATTAACGGTCTATTCTACAGAAAGGTGAGTGGTGTCTTTTTACTGGTCTTATTGTTGTCTGTGACTTTGTTTATCGCTTGCAGGCAAAAGATAGAACCGGTGGGTAAATCAGAAAATAAAACTTATTACACTTGTTCTATGCATCCACAGATTCATGAGGATCACCCGGGAAATTGTCCGATTTGTCACATGACACTGATCAAAGTAGAAACTACCGGTAAAGACACTGATATGGAAGCCAGTAAGATAAAGCTTACTGCATCACAGCTTCAGCTGGCTGGTATCCGTACAGATACCATTCGTGAAGAAAATATCGGGAACGAGAAAACTCTGACAGGGACAGTAACAACTAATGAGAATAACGCTGAACAATTAAGCGCCAGAAATGCTGGCCGTATCGATCAGCTATTTGTAAGGACAATCGGTGAGAAAATATCGATTGGTCAGCCTGTTTACAGGATTTATAGTGAAGATTTGCTGGAAGCAGAAAGAGAATTTCTTTTGGCCAGGCAACAACAAAAAATGCTTAACAATCCGGATATAGATTACAAAAAGCTAATTGGCGCAGCAGAGAATAAATTATTATTATGGGGGATGTCGTCATCACAAATTAAAAACCTGGCTTTGTCCGGGAAGGTTTCTGCAAGTGTAATCATCAGGAGTAAAGTAAGTGGAACTGTGAGTGATATTGCTGTACATGAAGGAGATTATGTAACTGAAGGAATGCCAGTTATCAAAACTCAAAACCTTAATAATTTATGGATTGAAGCCCAGTTATATGCTGGTGAAGTTGCAAAATATCATCTCAACGACCAGGTCAGTGTCTCTTTACCAGACTTAGGTAGCCAGCGTATTACAGGTCAGATAGAATTTATGAATCCTGAATTATCAGGTGAATCCAAAGTCGCACTTATTCGGGTGAGTATTTCTAATGAACAGGGACTGATCAGACCCGGAATGCTGGCCTATATTTCAGTAGCAACTGAACTGAAACATAGTTTAGCAGTTCAGACATCAGCTATATTGACTGATGGAAAGGGCAGCAGGGTATGGGTTAAAAACGCAGATAATAGCTTCTCACCAAGAATGGTTATGTTGGGTACAGGTAATCAAAGTTACTCCTCTGTTTTGTCTGGTTTAAATGCGGGGGATATCGTTGT